The Salvelinus namaycush isolate Seneca chromosome 1, SaNama_1.0, whole genome shotgun sequence genome has a window encoding:
- the LOC120051841 gene encoding nucleus accumbens-associated protein 2, whose amino-acid sequence MSQLLHVEIPNFGSSVLESLNEQRLQGQYCDVAVMVNGQSFKAHRAVLAASSLYFRDLFSGSSQGMFELPSSVTPSCFQQILSFCYTGRLTMAASEQLVLMYTAGYLQIQNIVERRMNLMLKANSPHCDSQTATTEDLGFEPSSPNYSHPALLPGDTLMATCRIKQERCESPMSEEHTAKGLKGYATRSSAQCYMRAGGSGIVPGVQSYPMASGERSSPGASSLPATDSPTSHPNEEEFEEEFYGSSNTNGVYGQNYGHPTNSYSMQDKLDVLSLPLATERRCVLIGRDTMALPPSLISQIGYRCHPTLYTEGDPGEKVELVGGSGVYMTRGQLMNCHLCAGIKHKVLLRRLLATFFDRNTLANSCGTGIRSSTNDPSRKPLDNRVLNTVKLYCQNFAPNFKESEMNVIAADMCTNARRVRKRWLPKIQSMLPETKESSRSSCKGQSRACASSQTSVLSSALPFEMDFRQLTSSYLTLEQQLYAESRKETLLPHLQFVGSTRSEEGAAAAELAESETEHGPERGERGAQAGQGTERLSECLERAAEVPSLSTQGKAGAGGSPSSKHTGQQEDKLLGDDQ is encoded by the exons ATGTCCCAGCTCCTGCATGTGGAGATCCCCAACTTTGGCAGCTCTGTGCTGGAGAGTCTGAACGAGCAGCGCCTGCAGGGCCAGTACTGTGATGTGGCCGTCATGGTCAACGGCCAGTCCTTTAAGGCCCACCGCGCCGTGCTGGCCGCCAGCAGCCTCTACTTCAGAGACCTGTTCAGCGGCAGCTCTCAGGGCATGTTTGAACTACCCTCCTCGGTCACCCCGTCCTGCTTCCAGCAGATCCTTTCCTTCTGCTACACGGGCAGGCTGACCATGGCTGCCAGCGAACAGCTCGTGCTCATGTACACGGCCGGCTACCTCCAGATCCAGAACATTGTGGAGCGCAGGATGAATCTCATGCTAAAGGCCAACTCTCCACACTGCGATTCCCAGACGGCCACCACCGAGGATCTGGGCTTCGAACCGTCAAGCCCCAACTACAGCCATCCGGCCCTGTTGCCAGGCGACACACTAATGGCCACTTGTAGGATTAAGCAGGAAAGATGTGAGTCCCCAATGAGTGAGGAGCACACAGCAAAGGGCCTCAAGGGCTACGCCACGAGGAGCAGTGCTCAATGTTACATGAGGGCAGGAGGGAGTGGTATTGTACCCGGAGTACAGTCGTACCCTATGGCCTCTGGGGAGCGCTCTAGCCCAGGGGCCTCCAGCCTCCCAGCCACTGACAGCCCCACTTCCCACCCCAACGAGGAGGAGTTTGAAGAGGAGTTCTACGGCAGCAGCAATACAAACGGGGTTTATGGGCAGAATTATGGGCACCCAACCAACTCCTACAGCA TGCAGGATAAGTTGGACGTGTTGTCCCTACCTCTGGCCACTGAGAGGCGCTGTGTGCTGATCGGCAGGGACACGATGGCGCTGCCACCCAGTCTCATCAGCCAGATTGGCTACCGCTGCCACCCCACCCTGTACACAGAAGGGGATCCCGGGGAGAAGGTGGAGCTGGTGGGAG GTTCTGGTGTATATATGACTCGTGGCCAGTTGATGAACTGTCATTTGTGTGCTGGCATTAAGCACAAAGTGCTGCTGCGTCGGCTGCTCGCCACCTTCTTTGACAG AAACACACTGGCCAATAGCTGTGGAACTGGAATTCGCTCCTCCACCAATGATCCCAGTCGAAAACCGTTGGACAACCGAGTCCTAAACACTGTCAAAC TCTACTGTCAGAACTTTGCACCTAATTTCAAAGAGAGTGAGATGAACGTGATTGCAGCCGACATGTGCACAAACGCACGGCGTGTGCGAAAGCGCTGGCTGCCCAAGATCCAGTCCATGCTCCCGGAGACCAAGGAGAGCAGCAGAAGCTCCTGCAAGGGGCAGTCCAGGGCCTGTGCGTCATCCCAGACAAGTGTGCTGTCGTCGGCCTTGCCCTTTGAAATGGACTTCAGACAGCTGACGTCGTCCTACCTGACCCTAGAACAGCAGCTCTACGCCGAGAGCCGCAAAGAGACTCTCCTACCTCACCTGCAGTTTGTGGGATCCACCAGGTCAGAGGAGGGGGCTGCAGCAGCAGAGCTGGCTGAGTCCGAGACAGAGCATGGGCCTGAGCGAGGAGAACGAGGAGCCCAGGCAGGCCAAGGAACTGAACGCCTCTCTGAGTGCTTGGAGAGAGCAGCTGAGGTCCCCTCCCTCAGCACACAGGGTAAGGCTGGGGCCGGGGGCTCCCCCTCCTCCAAACACACAGGACAGCAGGAGGACAAGTTGCTAGGAGATGACCAGTGA